The genomic region GTAAGCTCCAGGTGCCTCTTCAATAATCCCGTCTTTAGTACTCGACTTCAGGTAAATGCCGCGACGTTCAAGCTCTGCACAAACCTCATTCGCCTTGTACCTTCTGATTGCCGCCTCTCTCGACATCATCCGCCCAGCACCATGACAAGTCGAGCCAAATGCCTCTTTCATCGTTTTCTCGGTACCTACGAGCACATAACTCCCGGAGC from Methanomassiliicoccales archaeon harbors:
- a CDS encoding RtcB family protein, giving the protein SGSYVLVGTEKTMKEAFGSTCHGAGRMMSREAAIRRYKANEVCAELERRGIYLKSSTKDGIIEEAPGAYKNIDHVVSVVEGAGLSKKVARLWPIGVMKG